A genomic region of Lycorma delicatula isolate Av1 chromosome 4, ASM4794821v1, whole genome shotgun sequence contains the following coding sequences:
- the ND-B14 gene encoding NADH dehydrogenase (ubiquinone) B14 subunit, which translates to MAASNVSRAVVKRQVKPLLSLDRQEARKRVINLYRAWYRQIPYIVQDFDIPKSIEQCREKLRSEFEKNRHLTDIRVIDMKVVKGQIDLQECVHIWKQSCHIMQFWKDTVEPKPKDFLSKFISGAE; encoded by the exons ATGGCTGCTTCTAACGTCTCAAGGGCAGTAGTTAAGCGACAAGTAAAGCCCTTATTATCATTAGATCGACAAGAAGCCAGGAAAAGGGTGATCAATTTGTATAGAGCATGGTACAGACAAATTCCATATATTG ttcAGGACTTTGATATACCAAAATCAATAGAACAATGCAGAGAAAAACTGAGAAGTGAATTCGAAAAGAATCGTCATTTAACTGATATAAGAGTAATTGATATGAAAGTTGtgaag GGTCAGATTGATTTACAGGAATGTGTTCATATATGGAAGCAATCCTGTCATATAATGCAGTTCTGGAAAGATACAGTTGAACCAAAACCAAAAGAtttcttatcaaaatttatttctggGGCAgagtaa